One part of the Aliivibrio fischeri ATCC 7744 = JCM 18803 = DSM 507 genome encodes these proteins:
- the ttcA gene encoding tRNA 2-thiocytidine(32) synthetase TtcA, giving the protein MSELTKAQQYNFNKLQKKIRRNTGNAIADYNMIEDGDRIMVCLSGGKDSFTMLDILMSLKKSAPISFDLIAVNLDQKQPGFPAHILPEYLEKLGVEYKIVEEDTYSIVQDKIPEGKTTCSLCSRLRRGILYRTAKELGATKIALGHHRDDILETMFLNMFYGGKLKGMPPKLVSDNGEHVVIRPLAYCREKDIIKYADMRDYPIIPCNLCGSQPNMQRQNVKQMLNTWDKQFPGRIETMFTAMQNVVPSHLADFNTFDFKSINRDSGVINGGDIGFDKEEMPTLPVDADDAVAEFDPSLKLDVVNVD; this is encoded by the coding sequence ATGAGCGAATTAACTAAAGCGCAGCAATACAATTTCAATAAGCTTCAAAAGAAAATCCGTCGTAATACAGGTAATGCTATTGCCGATTACAACATGATTGAAGACGGTGACCGCATCATGGTATGTCTATCTGGTGGTAAAGATAGCTTCACTATGCTTGATATCTTAATGAGCTTAAAGAAAAGTGCGCCGATCTCATTTGACTTAATCGCTGTAAACCTAGACCAGAAACAACCAGGTTTCCCTGCTCATATTCTTCCTGAATACCTTGAGAAGTTAGGTGTAGAATACAAAATTGTAGAAGAAGATACCTATTCTATCGTTCAGGATAAAATTCCTGAAGGTAAAACAACTTGTTCTCTATGTTCACGTTTACGTCGTGGCATTCTTTACCGCACAGCAAAAGAACTGGGTGCAACTAAAATTGCTCTTGGTCACCATCGTGATGATATCCTAGAAACTATGTTCTTGAACATGTTCTATGGCGGTAAATTAAAAGGCATGCCACCAAAACTAGTTTCAGACAATGGTGAGCACGTTGTAATCCGTCCTTTAGCGTACTGTCGTGAAAAAGACATTATCAAATACGCTGACATGCGTGATTACCCTATCATTCCATGTAATCTTTGTGGTTCACAACCTAATATGCAACGTCAAAACGTTAAGCAAATGCTTAATACATGGGATAAGCAGTTCCCTGGACGTATTGAGACTATGTTTACTGCAATGCAAAACGTAGTTCCAAGTCATTTGGCTGACTTTAATACGTTTGACTTTAAGAGCATCAACCGTGATTCAGGTGTTATTAACGGTGGTGATATTGGTTTTGATAAAGAAGAAATGCCAACATTACCCGTTGATGCTGACGATGCAGTTGCAGAGTTTGACCCATCATTAAAATTAGATGTTGTAAATGTAGATTAA
- a CDS encoding IS3 family transposase (programmed frameshift): MTNQEKTKNKRTQRDYSLGFKLQLVAAIEKGDMTYKQAQNIYGIQGRSTVLTWLRKHGKMDWSQSPKIIMPKSPKAKESPAQKIKRLERELDDERMRNLLLNEVVNIMDAEHGAGLRKKYIGQGARSLQKQKMISLERASQLLGITRQCIYQQERRALKRAVELSPVKNMVQEIRRYMPRIGGKKLYFLLKPKFITHGIKLGRDNFFSYLRNECLLVKPKRSYTKTTYSKHWMKKHPNLLKEVTPQASEEVFVSDITYVQSQKGIHYLSLVTDAYSRKIMGYELSDEMKATDVVKALDMAIDSRQYQRSTIHHSDRGLQYCSKVYQEKLNKNDIKPSMTDGYDCYQNALAERINGILKQEFLLYDCKDLEELRHLVEESIFIYNEMRPHLSLGMSTPNQVHKKAKCVRT, encoded by the exons ATGACAAATCAAGAAAAAACAAAGAATAAGCGAACTCAACGCGATTATTCATTAGGCTTTAAATTGCAGCTTGTTGCCGCTATAGAAAAAGGCGATATGACCTATAAGCAAGCTCAAAACATTTATGGCATTCAAGGTCGATCTACCGTACTTACTTGGTTAAGAAAACACGGTAAGATGGACTGGTCTCAATCACCTAAGATTATTATGCCTAAATCCCCGAAAGCGAAAGAATCGCCTGCACAAAAAATTAAACGTTTAGAGCGAGAGCTTGATGATGAAAGAATGCGTAATTTATTACTTAATGAAGTAGTGAATATCATGGACGCAGAACATGGTGCAGGCCTTAGAAAAAAGTATATTG GCCAAGGAGCAAGAAGTCTTCAAAAGCAGAAAATGATCAGCTTAGAGCGAGCTAGTCAGCTACTTGGCATTACAAGACAATGTATATACCAACAAGAACGTAGAGCTCTGAAACGTGCCGTTGAACTTTCACCGGTTAAAAATATGGTGCAAGAAATTCGTCGATATATGCCTCGTATTGGAGGTAAAAAATTATATTTTTTACTTAAGCCCAAATTCATCACTCATGGCATAAAGTTAGGCAGAGATAACTTTTTTTCCTATTTAAGAAATGAGTGCTTATTAGTAAAACCTAAACGAAGTTATACAAAAACTACCTATAGTAAGCATTGGATGAAAAAACATCCTAATTTACTTAAAGAAGTAACACCTCAAGCATCTGAAGAGGTTTTTGTTAGTGATATCACTTACGTTCAATCACAAAAAGGTATTCATTATTTATCTTTAGTAACAGATGCTTATAGTCGAAAGATAATGGGATATGAATTAAGTGATGAAATGAAAGCTACTGATGTAGTCAAAGCTCTTGATATGGCGATAGATAGCCGTCAATATCAAAGGAGTACGATTCATCATTCAGACCGAGGATTACAGTATTGTTCAAAGGTTTATCAGGAAAAATTGAATAAAAATGATATTAAGCCATCAATGACGGATGGTTATGATTGCTATCAAAATGCATTAGCAGAGCGAATAAATGGGATACTTAAACAAGAGTTTCTTTTGTATGACTGTAAAGATTTAGAGGAGTTAAGGCATTTAGTTGAAGAATCTATTTTTATTTATAATGAAATGCGGCCACATTTAAGCTTGGGAATGAGTACACCAAATCAAGTACACAAAAAAGCCAAGTGCGTACGCACTTAG
- a CDS encoding DUF2987 domain-containing protein encodes MKKWISATTLSLLCLALPVKAEQYRFTYTKLYYQLKVNQKEGHEDVRMALFFNDAQTGKACQITKAWMEKEEHYEEFTIPSNQELPLPIDNNLKSANPLVYIQTEEGKQCDISMEVLANKSFRGSVSAKELKELTIQMDAMLADIGGMFSKYFMPDVEGVTFVFSDTVTKGVSTSTGELLPLNNGKVTIDLRKYSDDVKFELPTEVLKVTPWLVK; translated from the coding sequence ATGAAAAAATGGATTAGTGCGACGACGTTGTCACTATTGTGTTTGGCACTACCGGTAAAAGCCGAGCAGTATCGTTTTACGTATACAAAGCTTTATTACCAGCTAAAAGTAAATCAAAAAGAAGGGCATGAAGATGTACGTATGGCGCTTTTCTTTAATGATGCACAAACAGGTAAGGCTTGTCAGATAACAAAAGCATGGATGGAAAAAGAAGAGCATTATGAGGAATTTACGATTCCAAGTAACCAAGAATTACCTCTTCCTATTGATAACAATTTAAAGTCAGCTAATCCATTAGTTTATATTCAAACTGAAGAAGGCAAGCAATGTGATATCTCGATGGAGGTATTAGCAAACAAATCTTTCCGTGGTTCTGTATCAGCTAAAGAGCTTAAAGAATTAACGATTCAGATGGATGCGATGCTTGCAGATATTGGTGGAATGTTTTCCAAGTATTTCATGCCTGATGTAGAAGGCGTTACTTTTGTTTTTAGTGACACTGTCACTAAGGGTGTTAGCACTTCGACAGGTGAGTTACTGCCACTTAATAATGGGAAAGTAACAATTGATCTTCGAAAGTACAGTGATGATGTTAAATTTGAACTACCAACTGAAGTATTAAAAGTAACACCGTGGCTAGTCAAATAG
- a CDS encoding glucosaminidase domain-containing protein: MIKKILILSTVLMMAACTPKEDVPDFKAFKDVKEKKAAFFNFMYPAVIAENARVKEERAFIESLVIKNDNDTALSSKELEKATELSKAYKEKLTDEGITAEWLNNMLVKVDYIPAPLVLSQGANESAWGTSRFAREANNYFGQWCYTKGCGVVPSKRNEGAAHEVAKFDSSQEAVHAYFMNVNRNNAYADLRKIRMELHASPQNLTPEQEANVLANGLIRYSERGEAYVEEIQAMIRHNSQYWR; the protein is encoded by the coding sequence ATGATTAAAAAAATCTTAATTTTATCTACAGTGTTAATGATGGCGGCGTGTACACCTAAAGAAGATGTGCCGGATTTTAAAGCATTTAAAGATGTAAAAGAAAAAAAGGCTGCTTTTTTTAACTTTATGTATCCAGCGGTTATTGCCGAAAACGCTCGTGTTAAAGAAGAGCGTGCGTTTATTGAGTCTTTAGTTATCAAAAACGACAACGATACTGCTTTGTCATCAAAAGAGTTAGAAAAGGCTACTGAGTTATCAAAAGCATATAAAGAAAAGCTAACTGATGAAGGCATAACTGCTGAGTGGCTTAATAATATGCTTGTTAAGGTTGATTATATTCCTGCGCCTCTAGTTCTTAGCCAAGGGGCTAACGAATCTGCATGGGGCACATCTCGTTTTGCTCGTGAGGCTAATAACTACTTCGGTCAGTGGTGTTACACTAAAGGTTGTGGTGTTGTACCGAGTAAACGTAATGAAGGTGCTGCACATGAGGTTGCTAAGTTTGATTCATCTCAAGAAGCGGTACATGCATATTTTATGAATGTAAATCGCAATAACGCGTATGCAGATCTTCGTAAAATTCGTATGGAATTGCATGCTTCTCCACAAAACTTAACACCAGAGCAAGAAGCGAATGTATTAGCGAATGGCTTAATTCGTTACTCAGAGCGTGGCGAGGCATATGTAGAAGAGATTCAAGCTATGATCCGCCATAATAGTCAATACTGGAGATAA
- a CDS encoding DUF2189 domain-containing protein codes for MSEQPKEKTFILGGSIEKAVSGQFELSPVSVLQEAWKNTVKHFFVFSPAILLLTFSYMAVFFLALQIQLGDPAVLFKAFLGETELTTKISYAAFVAGLSAQVIVSPLTAGASLMGMSHAAGLKCRTSYIFKGIASAGMVALVTILSEVLQGMVNIYLPMVALYLSMAFGMSILLVCEKKVPPLQALLLSFRATNKKLASMLLIHIVIMLALVFGIALYGVGLIVVMPFIFNVKGIIYRNMFGITLKVMVKDKSGDDEDKPDQSVQNDIFNA; via the coding sequence ATGAGTGAACAACCAAAAGAGAAAACGTTTATCTTAGGTGGCAGTATTGAAAAGGCAGTTTCAGGTCAATTTGAGTTGAGTCCTGTGAGTGTTCTTCAAGAAGCTTGGAAAAATACGGTTAAACATTTTTTCGTCTTTTCTCCAGCAATACTATTGCTAACATTCTCATATATGGCGGTATTCTTTTTAGCGCTTCAAATCCAACTTGGTGATCCTGCTGTTTTATTTAAGGCATTTTTAGGTGAAACTGAACTAACGACAAAGATTTCATATGCTGCATTTGTCGCTGGTTTGAGTGCTCAAGTCATTGTTTCTCCGTTAACGGCAGGAGCAAGCTTAATGGGAATGAGCCATGCAGCGGGTTTAAAATGTCGTACAAGCTACATTTTTAAAGGGATCGCTTCAGCTGGTATGGTGGCGCTAGTTACGATTTTGTCTGAAGTGCTGCAAGGCATGGTAAATATTTATTTACCTATGGTAGCCCTATATTTATCGATGGCTTTTGGTATGTCTATTCTACTTGTGTGCGAGAAAAAGGTTCCGCCATTACAAGCGTTATTGCTGTCATTTAGAGCGACAAATAAAAAACTGGCGTCTATGCTGTTAATTCATATTGTTATTATGCTGGCGTTAGTGTTCGGTATTGCATTATATGGCGTAGGTTTGATTGTAGTTATGCCTTTCATTTTTAACGTGAAGGGAATTATTTACCGCAATATGTTTGGCATTACTTTAAAAGTGATGGTGAAAGATAAGAGTGGAGATGATGAGGATAAACCTGATCAATCTGTTCAAAATGATATTTTCAATGCGTGA
- the potA gene encoding spermidine/putrescine ABC transporter ATP-binding protein PotA gives MNVTQQSEKEAVIKLTGISKSFDGKEVISNFDLDVNHGEFLTILGPSGCGKTTVLRMIAGFETADAGTILLDSTDVTSMPAEQRHVNTVFQSYALFPHMTVFENVAFGLRMQKVAESEIEPRVTEALQMVRLAQMANRKPHQLSGGQQQRIAIARAVVNKPKVLLLDESLSALDYKLRKQMQIELKQLQRQLGITFIFVTHDQEEALSMSDRIIVMRDGVIEQDGTPREIYEEPKNLFVARFIGEINVFAATVQERLDEKRIKAEIEDTSAIVYCDLDVAPGDKVKVLLRPEDLRLEEIKESDNKGITGYVRERTYKGMTLDSVLELDSGMRVMISEFFNEDDPDVDHSLGQKVAITWVESWEVVLADEQEV, from the coding sequence TTGAACGTTACACAACAATCCGAAAAAGAAGCAGTTATTAAATTAACTGGTATTTCTAAAAGCTTTGATGGAAAAGAAGTGATTTCTAATTTTGACTTAGATGTAAATCACGGTGAATTTTTAACAATTCTTGGTCCTTCAGGTTGTGGTAAAACCACAGTGTTACGCATGATCGCAGGTTTCGAAACCGCTGATGCTGGAACAATTTTATTGGATTCGACAGATGTAACGTCAATGCCCGCAGAACAAAGGCATGTGAATACCGTATTCCAAAGCTACGCCCTATTCCCGCACATGACGGTGTTTGAGAACGTTGCGTTTGGTTTACGTATGCAAAAAGTTGCAGAATCAGAAATTGAGCCTCGTGTAACAGAAGCTCTGCAAATGGTTCGTTTAGCTCAAATGGCAAACCGTAAGCCTCATCAGTTATCTGGTGGTCAACAACAACGTATCGCAATTGCTCGTGCAGTTGTAAATAAGCCTAAGGTTCTTCTTCTTGATGAATCTCTATCTGCGCTTGATTACAAACTACGTAAGCAAATGCAAATTGAACTTAAACAATTACAACGTCAGTTAGGTATTACTTTTATTTTCGTAACTCACGACCAGGAAGAAGCTCTTTCAATGTCTGACCGTATTATCGTAATGCGTGATGGTGTTATTGAACAAGACGGTACTCCTCGTGAAATATACGAAGAACCAAAGAACTTATTTGTTGCTCGCTTCATCGGTGAAATCAACGTATTTGCTGCTACAGTGCAAGAACGTCTTGATGAAAAACGTATTAAAGCAGAAATCGAAGATACTTCAGCTATCGTATATTGCGACCTTGATGTTGCTCCTGGCGATAAAGTGAAAGTATTACTTCGTCCTGAAGATTTACGCCTAGAAGAAATTAAAGAGTCTGATAATAAAGGCATCACTGGCTATGTACGTGAACGTACGTACAAAGGTATGACTTTAGACTCTGTACTTGAATTAGATTCAGGTATGCGTGTAATGATCAGTGAGTTCTTTAATGAAGATGATCCAGATGTTGATCACTCTTTAGGTCAAAAAGTAGCAATTACTTGGGTTGAAAGCTGGGAAGTGGTGTTAGCAGATGAACAAGAAGTTTAA
- the potB gene encoding spermidine/putrescine ABC transporter permease PotB, whose product MNKKFNLQNIIITIIVSWLLLFVFIPNVMIIGTSFLTRDEANLIEMTFTIDNYLRLFDPLYAKVLWHSFYMAIVATLICLVVGYPFAYIVAKMPERWRPFMLFLIIVPFWTNSLIRTYGLKIVLGTQGILNKSLIAMDIIDKPLRIMYTETAVMIGLVYILLPFMILPLYSAIEKLDGTYLEAARDLGANKLQTLWKIVLPLTMPGIIGGCLLVLLPALGMFYISDLLGGAKNLLIGNVIKSQVLNARDWPFGAATSIALTLAMALMLYAYYRAGKLLNKKADLD is encoded by the coding sequence ATGAACAAGAAGTTTAATCTCCAAAATATCATCATCACAATTATTGTTAGTTGGTTACTGCTGTTCGTTTTCATTCCAAATGTAATGATCATCGGTACTAGCTTCTTAACTCGTGATGAAGCAAATTTAATCGAAATGACGTTTACGATAGATAACTATCTACGTCTTTTTGATCCACTATATGCAAAAGTGCTATGGCATTCATTTTATATGGCCATTGTTGCAACGTTAATCTGTTTGGTTGTGGGTTACCCATTTGCCTACATCGTTGCAAAAATGCCTGAAAGATGGCGCCCATTTATGCTGTTTTTGATTATTGTTCCTTTTTGGACTAACTCGTTAATCCGTACTTATGGGTTAAAAATTGTGTTAGGTACTCAAGGTATTTTAAATAAAAGCCTAATTGCAATGGATATCATCGATAAACCATTACGCATTATGTACACAGAAACAGCAGTAATGATTGGTTTAGTTTACATTCTATTACCTTTCATGATTTTGCCACTGTATTCAGCAATTGAAAAACTTGACGGTACTTACTTAGAAGCGGCTCGTGATCTAGGTGCAAACAAACTTCAAACTCTATGGAAGATTGTATTGCCACTAACAATGCCAGGAATCATCGGTGGTTGTTTATTAGTATTACTTCCAGCTCTTGGCATGTTCTATATTTCTGACCTATTAGGTGGTGCGAAAAACCTACTAATTGGTAACGTAATTAAGAGCCAAGTATTGAACGCACGTGATTGGCCATTTGGTGCAGCGACCAGTATCGCCCTCACCTTGGCGATGGCATTAATGCTTTATGCTTACTACCGTGCAGGCAAGTTATTAAACAAAAAGGCGGATCTAGACTAA
- the potC gene encoding spermidine/putrescine ABC transporter permease PotC translates to MGRTIRFSFMSLVYLFLYLPIIVLIANSFNASKFGMKWGGFTTKWYEALVNNDSLMQAAWHSITIAVISGTAATIIGSLTAVALFRYQFKGKKFVNGLLFVVMMSPDIVMAISLLAIFLVIGFELGFLTLLIAHITFCLPFVVVTVYSRLKGFDVKMLEAARDLGASEWVILKQIILPLAKPAVAAGWLLSFTLSLDDVIISSFVTGPTYEILPLKIYSMVKVGISPEVNALATVMLFVSLILVVLSQLLAREKIK, encoded by the coding sequence ATGGGACGCACAATTAGATTTAGTTTTATGAGTTTGGTATATCTTTTCTTATACCTACCAATCATCGTTCTGATTGCGAACTCATTCAACGCAAGTAAATTTGGTATGAAATGGGGCGGCTTCACTACAAAATGGTATGAAGCGCTAGTAAACAATGACAGCTTAATGCAAGCAGCTTGGCACTCTATTACTATCGCAGTAATTTCAGGTACTGCTGCAACCATTATTGGTAGTTTAACTGCAGTTGCCCTTTTCCGTTATCAGTTTAAAGGCAAAAAGTTTGTTAATGGTCTACTGTTTGTTGTGATGATGTCTCCTGATATCGTGATGGCAATTTCATTACTGGCTATTTTCCTTGTAATCGGTTTTGAGCTTGGCTTTTTAACACTATTAATTGCTCACATCACTTTCTGTTTACCATTCGTGGTAGTAACAGTTTATAGCCGCTTAAAAGGCTTTGATGTGAAAATGTTAGAAGCTGCACGTGATTTAGGTGCAAGTGAATGGGTAATTCTTAAACAAATTATCCTTCCTCTAGCAAAACCAGCTGTCGCTGCTGGCTGGTTATTAAGTTTTACCCTTTCATTGGATGATGTAATCATCAGTTCATTTGTAACGGGTCCAACTTACGAAATTTTACCATTGAAGATTTACTCGATGGTTAAAGTTGGTATTTCACCTGAAGTGAATGCCTTGGCAACAGTAATGTTGTTTGTTTCTCTGATTTTAGTTGTACTGTCACAACTATTAGCAAGAGAAAAAATTAAGTAA
- a CDS encoding extracellular solute-binding protein, which translates to MNKMAAFFTGTACALALTMNVANAKENDELVFMNWGPYINSDILEEFTKETGIKVIYSTYESNETLYAKMKAHNKGYDLVVPSTYFVAKMRDEKMLQPIDKSKLSNFTQLDTNYLDKPFDPKNEYSIPHVVAITGLAVNTEMYNPDDFNSWGDLWNPEFEGQLMLMDDTREVFHIALRKLGYSGNSTNPKEIDEAYAELQKLMPNVLVFNSDNPGAPYMAGEVGLGMLWNGSAAAAQAEGLPIKLIFPKEGGIGWVDNFAIPSGANNVEAAHKMIDFLLRPEIAARISADTGYLTAVKASNDKFKDVAPLFPSQEDLDRVEWQSAVGDMTVKYEEYFLKLKAGQ; encoded by the coding sequence ATGAACAAAATGGCTGCGTTTTTTACTGGAACCGCCTGCGCTTTAGCACTAACAATGAATGTTGCAAACGCAAAAGAAAATGATGAATTGGTATTCATGAACTGGGGACCATACATCAACAGTGATATTTTAGAAGAATTTACTAAAGAAACTGGCATTAAAGTTATCTACTCTACTTATGAGTCAAACGAAACTTTATACGCTAAAATGAAGGCTCACAATAAAGGTTATGACCTAGTTGTTCCTTCAACTTATTTCGTTGCAAAAATGCGTGACGAAAAAATGCTTCAACCAATTGATAAATCAAAACTATCAAACTTCACTCAATTGGATACGAACTACTTAGACAAGCCATTTGATCCTAAGAATGAATACTCTATTCCACACGTAGTGGCGATCACAGGTCTTGCTGTAAACACAGAAATGTACAACCCAGATGACTTCAATAGCTGGGGCGATCTTTGGAACCCAGAGTTTGAAGGTCAATTAATGTTAATGGATGATACTCGTGAAGTATTCCACATTGCATTACGTAAATTAGGTTACTCAGGTAACTCAACAAACCCGAAAGAAATTGACGAAGCGTATGCTGAGCTTCAAAAACTAATGCCAAACGTATTAGTATTTAACTCAGACAACCCAGGTGCACCATACATGGCTGGCGAAGTTGGTCTTGGTATGCTTTGGAATGGTTCTGCAGCAGCCGCTCAAGCTGAAGGTTTACCTATTAAACTTATCTTCCCTAAAGAAGGTGGTATCGGTTGGGTTGATAACTTTGCAATCCCTTCAGGCGCAAACAATGTAGAAGCCGCTCATAAGATGATCGACTTTTTACTTCGTCCAGAAATCGCAGCACGCATTTCAGCAGATACTGGCTACCTAACAGCAGTTAAAGCATCAAACGACAAGTTTAAAGACGTTGCACCTCTGTTCCCATCACAAGAAGATTTAGACCGCGTTGAGTGGCAATCTGCAGTTGGTGACATGACAGTTAAATATGAAGAGTACTTCTTAAAACTGAAAGCCGGACAGTAA
- a CDS encoding extracellular solute-binding protein codes for MKKWTTLVSTGLCAAALIAGNAQAADKELYFYNWSEYIPNEVLEDFTKETGIKVYYSTYESNESMYAKLKTQGSGYDLVVPSTYFVSKMRKEGMLQKIDKSKLPHFKDLDPNYLNKPFDPSNNYSIPYIWGATGIGVNADMMNPNELHSWNDFWDEKWQGQLMMMDDSREVFHIALTKLGYSANTTNPEEIKAAYEELKKLMPNILVFNSDFPANPYLAGETSVGMLWNGSAYMAREEGANIQIVWPEKGAIFWMDSLAIPAGAKNIDAAHQMMDFLLRPENAAKIALEIGYPTPVKSAYPLLPKEFANDPNIFPPQSVMDSGEWQDEVGEASTLYDEYFQKLKVDM; via the coding sequence ATGAAAAAGTGGACAACTCTCGTCTCTACAGGACTGTGCGCTGCAGCCTTAATCGCTGGTAATGCACAAGCTGCAGATAAAGAGCTCTATTTTTATAACTGGTCAGAATACATTCCAAATGAAGTTCTTGAAGACTTCACTAAAGAAACTGGTATCAAAGTTTATTATTCGACGTATGAGTCGAATGAAAGCATGTACGCTAAATTAAAAACTCAAGGTTCTGGATATGATCTAGTTGTTCCTTCAACTTACTTTGTATCGAAAATGCGCAAAGAAGGTATGCTACAAAAGATTGATAAATCTAAATTACCTCATTTCAAAGACTTAGATCCAAACTACCTAAATAAGCCTTTTGATCCAAGTAACAACTACTCTATTCCTTACATTTGGGGCGCTACAGGTATTGGTGTAAATGCTGATATGATGAACCCGAATGAGCTTCATTCTTGGAATGATTTCTGGGATGAAAAATGGCAAGGTCAGTTAATGATGATGGATGACTCACGTGAAGTGTTCCATATCGCATTAACTAAACTTGGTTACTCAGCAAATACAACAAATCCTGAAGAAATCAAAGCCGCTTACGAAGAGCTGAAAAAACTAATGCCTAACATTTTGGTGTTTAACTCAGACTTCCCTGCAAACCCATACTTAGCGGGTGAAACAAGTGTTGGTATGCTTTGGAACGGTTCTGCTTACATGGCTCGTGAAGAAGGTGCAAACATTCAAATCGTATGGCCAGAAAAAGGCGCTATCTTCTGGATGGATAGCTTAGCAATCCCTGCTGGTGCAAAAAACATCGATGCAGCACACCAAATGATGGATTTCTTACTACGTCCTGAAAACGCGGCTAAAATTGCATTAGAAATCGGCTACCCAACGCCAGTTAAATCTGCATACCCTCTTTTACCTAAAGAGTTTGCTAATGATCCAAACATCTTCCCTCCTCAATCTGTAATGGATTCAGGTGAATGGCAAGACGAAGTTGGTGAAGCAAGTACGCTTTATGACGAATACTTCCAAAAGCTAAAAGTTGATATGTAA
- the cobB gene encoding Sir2 family NAD+-dependent deacetylase — translation MLFPYKNIVILTGAGISAESGIQTFRASDGLWENHRIEDVATPEGFLNDPDLVQDFYNKRRALLKSDNIQPNAAHKALAKLEKELDGTVTIVTQNIDDLHERGGSTNVIHMHGELNKIRCEESNQVFECSDDIHTGDLCHCCQIPAQLRPHVVWFGEMPLEMGRIHEVLNQADLFISIGTSGSVYPAAGFVHEARLHGAHTIEINLEPSAVDDEFEEKRYGKAGELVPELVSELLEI, via the coding sequence ATGTTATTTCCGTATAAGAATATCGTAATTTTAACTGGTGCTGGAATATCGGCAGAGTCGGGGATCCAAACTTTTCGGGCTAGTGATGGTTTATGGGAAAACCACCGAATTGAAGATGTTGCAACACCAGAAGGTTTTTTGAATGACCCAGATTTAGTGCAGGATTTTTATAATAAGCGTAGAGCTTTATTGAAAAGCGATAATATTCAACCTAATGCAGCTCATAAAGCACTCGCTAAGCTTGAAAAAGAGTTGGATGGTACGGTGACAATCGTGACTCAGAATATTGATGATCTACATGAGCGCGGTGGAAGCACAAATGTGATTCATATGCATGGTGAGTTAAACAAGATTCGTTGTGAAGAATCGAATCAAGTGTTTGAGTGTAGTGATGATATTCATACTGGTGATTTGTGTCATTGTTGCCAAATACCTGCTCAATTACGTCCTCATGTCGTATGGTTTGGTGAAATGCCATTAGAAATGGGCAGAATCCATGAAGTGTTAAATCAGGCTGATTTATTTATTTCGATTGGTACATCGGGCTCTGTTTATCCCGCGGCTGGTTTTGTGCATGAAGCTCGTTTACATGGTGCACATACCATTGAGATCAATTTGGAGCCAAGTGCTGTAGATGACGAGTTTGAAGAGAAACGTTATGGTAAAGCGGGCGAGTTAGTTCCTGAATTGGTTTCTGAACTATTAGAAATATAA